A window of the Syntrophorhabdales bacterium genome harbors these coding sequences:
- a CDS encoding flagellar FliJ family protein: MHSGRLLRIIELKERLMEEKERLLDQHSRERDKILSNIGVIDTEIESNYGELCSRCLDGNEFASIKEYLEHLARLKTAALNQKELIERQIAAIRSELYEMFKEIKVLHALNEKRLSAARRAENKKYQKLLDEIALRLETQKR; the protein is encoded by the coding sequence ATGCATAGCGGTCGACTCCTGCGCATCATTGAACTCAAAGAACGGCTGATGGAGGAGAAGGAACGGCTGCTCGATCAGCACTCAAGAGAAAGAGACAAGATACTCAGTAATATAGGCGTTATAGACACCGAGATCGAGAGCAACTATGGCGAGCTGTGCTCAAGGTGTCTTGACGGAAATGAATTCGCTTCCATAAAGGAGTACCTTGAGCACCTCGCACGCTTGAAAACAGCTGCATTGAACCAGAAGGAACTGATCGAGAGACAAATCGCAGCTATCCGCAGTGAACTCTACGAAATGTTTAAAGAGATCAAAGTACTCCACGCCTTGAACGAGAAGAGGCTTTCTGCAGCCAGACGAGCAGAAAACAAGAAGTACCAGAAGCTACTCGACGAAATCGCTCTGCGCCTGGAAACACAAAAGAGATGA